One Vespa crabro chromosome 4, iyVesCrab1.2, whole genome shotgun sequence DNA segment encodes these proteins:
- the LOC124423304 gene encoding target of rapamycin complex 2 subunit MAPKAP1: protein MALYDNQHWLLSHIRDSFLSTDDTGMCEMVMLGEDIPKELRSNGTLQCYPGMEESDDEDLDALAESYDIQMDMEFSHRQRSNTAQRLEKMDLERKKAAKIKHVKWEHKPNLLSLAEQSKLFQRKDFRKKNTTTSKRLSLLSEQIEKCPNLPQNPFTEYAKFDGNAQVGIPIRKYRIFMCMLPKEERTYPLQIVVIAAAKVLEFIGLICYKYASEHPNHSLKEDITKYGLYITEDDGEVDWDFPCLDPREIISKFEFTTLGLVEMKPSDRARHNTIKHIETEVNEELEGNNKEQEEVAKDLAKMEGHTTAMEAPLYQSYRVYIINKVRAKTEIHLGISGEKIEIDPVITGKGASRFWNRQRAVSYHIDNIAWCEITENKGSKTIFTLVYTPHSSTLDNLSASSSQTHSLHQSASFKNHDFEADSMTAEEIVRKINHILELHSSTSRKEYLAQKERKAARRKSFHLHR from the exons atggccTTATATGATAACCAACATTGGCTATTATCTCATATAAGAGATAGTTTTTTGTCCACAGATGACAcag GTATGTGTGAGATGGTTATGTTAGGTGAAGATATACCGAAAGAACTTAGGTCGAATGGAACATTACAATGTTATCCTGGAATGGAAGAAAGCGACGATGAAGATCTGGACGCATTAGCTGAATCATATGACATACAAATgg ATATGGAATTTAGTCATAGACAACGTTCTAATACCGCtcaaagattagaaaaaatggacttagagagaaagaaagcagCTAAAATAAAGCACGTAAAATGGGAGCACAAACCGAATCTTCTTTCACTTGCCGaacaatcaaaattatttcaaagaaagGACTTCCGTAAAAAAAATACGACTACAAGCAAAAGGCTTTCCCTTTTATcagaacaaatagaaaaatgtcCCAATTTACCTCAAAATCCTTTTACAGAATATGCAAAATTTGATGGCAAT gCACAAGTTGGTATtcctattagaaaatatagaatctttatgtgtatgttacctaaagaagaaagaacttaTCCTTTGcaaattgttgttattgccgCAGCAAAAGTATTGGAATTTATTGGGCTCATATGTTATAAATATGCAAGTGAACATCCTAACCATAGTTTAAA ggaagatattacaaaatatggTTTATATATTACTGAAGATGATGGAGAGGTAGATTGGGACTTTCCTTGTTTAGATCCAAGAGAAATAATATCCAAATTTGAATTCACAACATTAGGTCTTGTTGAAATGAAACCAAGTGATAGAGCACGACATAATACGATAAAACATATTGAAACAGAAGTCAATGAAGAATTGGAAGGCAATAacaaagaacaagaagaagtaGCAAAAGATTTAGCCAAGATGGAAGGTCATACAACAGCAATGGAAGCTCCATTGTATCAATCATATAG agtatacataataaataaagtgaGAGCAAAGACTGAAATTCACCTTGGAATATCGGGTGAGAAGATTGAGATTGATCCAGTGATAACGGGAAAAGGTGCCAGTCGATTCTGGAATAGACAACGGGCAGTTAGTTATCATATAGATAACATTGCGTGGTGTGAAATAACTGAAAACAAAGgatcaaaaacaatatttacattgGTTTATACTCCACATTCTTCTACTCTAGACAATTTAAgtg cATCATCCAGTCAAACGCATTCTCTTCATCAGTCAGcatcatttaaaaatcatgATTTTGAAGCAGATTCAATGACAGCAGAAGaaattgtaagaaaaataaatcacatTTTAGAATTACATAGTAGTACATCAAGAAAAGAATACCTGGCccagaaggaaagaaaggcaGCAAGAAGGAAAAGTTTTCATTTGCATAGATGA
- the LOC124423307 gene encoding uncharacterized protein LOC124423307 — translation MDNSIVPDILNLDTEELSDKVTCKRRSLVFQSRTSKLFTDEETDQARNLENEDFLEINKCKRQCVEDVTRKENFDLQKYINDLRQERKLWQSTLKERKSKRRILSKQKSVLEEQGQNLDTKALSDSERSFLSVSPNYEYICENSQKLSDMALKIILLNELVFKLNERFMLRMKEKLNKTTKKIIEMSG, via the exons atggaTAATTCTATTGTACcagatatattaaatttggATACGGAAGAATTGTCCGATAAAGTTACTTGTAAACGAAGATCCTTGGTTTTTCAATCACGaacttcaaaattatttactgACGAAG AAACAGATCAAGCGAGAAATCTTGAAAATGAGGATTTTTTAGAGATCAATAAATGTAAACGACAATGTGTAGAGGATGtaacgaggaaagaaaattttgatttgcaaaaatatataaatgaccttagacaagaaagaaaattatggcAATCAACGTTAAAAGAACGTAAATCAAAAAGACGAATTCTTTCAAAACAAAAATCTGTTCTAGAAGAGCAAGGGCAGAATTTAGATACTAAAGCATTATCTGATTCCGAAAGATCTTTTCTTTCAGTTTCCCCtaattacgaatatatttGTGAAAACAGTCAGAAATTATCAGACATGGCtcttaaaataatcttattaaatgaattagtATTTAAGTTAAATGAAAGGTTTATgttaagaatgaaagagaagttGAATAAGActacgaagaaaattattgaaatgtcAGGATAA
- the LOC124423305 gene encoding calcyclin-binding protein yields the protein MATKSDELKLDIEELNTLLQQATRSKVKDMLTLEIRRLQTELAKLIDENKDVCLKSVNSPIDSTPKCYEVKLNNYGWDQTNSVVKIYVQLKNVHILPNKDVTCKYTEKSMDLYIFGLDNKNYHLPINNLCEDIDTEKSYVKIKTDMIIVYLAKKLPKNWSHVTGIEKRIKEAKTPSVPEMGDDPGASLVNLMKKMYQDGDDEIKKTIAKAWTENQQKTAAGLSGFDY from the exons atggcTACGAAAAGTGATGAG TTAAAACTGGATATTGAAGAATTGAATACATTATTACAACAAGCTACACGATCCAAAGTTAAAGATATGCTTACTTTGGAGATTAGACGATTGCAGACAGAATTAGCTAAACTGATCGATGAAAATAAGGATGTGTGTCTTAAATCTGTAAATTCGCCAATTGATTCTACTCCTAAATGTTATGAAGTTAAGTTAAATAATTATGGGTGGGATCAAACGAATAGTGTTGTCAAGATATACGTTCAATTAAAGAATGTACATATTTTACCAAACAAAGATGTTACCTGTAAATATACAGAAAAATCAATGGATCTGTATATTTTTGGtttggataataaaaattatcacttGCCGATCAATAATTTATGTGAAGACATTGACACAGAGAAGAGTTACGTAAAAATAAAGACAGATATGATCATTGTATATCTTGCTAAAAAATTACCGAAGAATTGGTCGCATGTAACAGgcattgaaaaaagaataaaagaagcaaaaacTCCATCTGTTCCTGAAATGGGAGATGATCCTGGTGCGAGTTTAGTGaatctaatgaaaaaaatgtatcaaGATGGAGatgatgaaataaagaaaacaatagcAAAAGCATGGACTGAAAACCAACAAAAAACTGCAGCAGGTCTGTCAGGTTTTGACTATTAA